The following are from one region of the Corylus avellana chromosome ca1, CavTom2PMs-1.0 genome:
- the LOC132183285 gene encoding 4-coumarate--CoA ligase 2-like: MISVASSTEPQNQEFLAPTISPAQPSEAACVFKSKLPEIPISNQLPLHTYCFEHLADFADRPCLIIGSTGKTYSFAQTHLVSQKVAAGLSNLGIKKGDVVMVLLQNCAEFVFSFLGASMLGAVTTTANPFYTSAEVFKQLNSSRAKLIITQSQYVDKLRETGENFPVLGEDFTVITVDDPPEKCLHFSVISEANEADFPTVSIDPDDAVALPFSSGTTGLPKGVILTHKSLITSVAQQVDGENPNLYLNPEDVVLCVLPLFHIYSLNSVLLCSLRAGAAVLLMQKFEIGALLELIQLHRVSVAAVVPPLVLALAKNPIVANFDLSSIRVVLSGAAPLGKELEEALRNRVPQAILGQGYGMTEAGPVLSMCLAFAKQPFPTKSGSCGTVVRNAELKVIDPETGCSLAHNQPGEICIRGSQIMKGYLNDDEATATTIDVEGWLHTGDIGFVDDDEEIFIVDRVKELIKFKGFQVPPAELEALLVSHPSIADAAVVPQKDNVAGEVPVAFVVRSNDLELTEESVKEFIAKQVVFYKRLHKVYFVHAIPKSPSGKILRKDLRAKLAAASPVP, encoded by the exons ATGATATCTGTAGCTTCTTCCACTGAACCCCAAAACCAAGAATTCTTGGCTCCTACAATATCCCCCGCACAGCCTTCTGAGGCCGCCTGTGTATTCAAATCGAAATTACCGGAAATACCCATCTCCAACCAGCTCCCACTCCACACCTACTGCTTCGAGCACCTCGCGGATTTCGCCGACAGACCATGCCTGATCATCGGCTCCACCGGGAAAACGTACAGTTTCGCCCAAACCCACCTCGTATCACAGAAAGTCGCAGCTGGGCTTTCCAATCTCGGCATCAAGAAAGGAGATGTCGTCATGGTTCTTCTCCAAAACTGCGCCGAGTTCGTCTTCTCATTCCTCGGCGCTTCGATGCTCGGCGCCGTCACCACCACCGCGAACCCGTTCTACACTTCGGCGGAAGTTTTCAAGCAACTCAATTCTTCCCGAGCCAAATTGATCATTACCCAGTCGCAGTACGTCGACAAGCTTCGGGAAACGGGCGAGAACTTCCCCGTACTCGGGGAAGATTTCACGGTGATCACAGTGGATGATCCGCCAGAGAAATGTTTGCACTTCTCGGTGATCTCCGAGGCCAACGAGGCCGACTTTCCGACGGTTTCGATCGACCCGGATGACGCGGTGGCGCTGCCGTTCTCTTCGGGGACAACGGGGCTTCCGAAAGGTGTAATTCTGACGCATAAGAGCTTGATAACCAGCGTGGCTCAGCAAGTCGACGGAGAGAACCCGAATCTGTATTTGAACCCGGAAGACGTGGTGTTATGCGTGCTTCCATTGTTTCACATATACTCGTTGAACAGCGTGCTTCTGTGCTCGCTCAGAGCCGGGGCTGCGGTTTTGCTGATGCAGAAGTTCGAGATAGGGGCGTTGTTGGAGCTGATACAGCTGCATCGAGTGTCGGTGGCAGCAGTTGTGCCGCCGCTGGTGCTAGCGCTGGCGAAGAACCCTATTGTGGCGAATTTTGACCTCAGCTCGATCAGGGTGGTGCTGTCTGGGGCGGCGCCGCTGGGAAAGGAGCTGGAGGAGGCCCTCCGGAATAGGGTTCCTCAGGCAATCTTGGGTCAG GGTTACGGGATGACGGAGGCCGGGCCAGTGCTATCGATGTGCTTGGCATTTGCGAAGCAGCCATTTCCAACCAAGTCAGGCTCATGTGGTACGGTGGTTAGAAATGCTGAGCTCAAGGTCATTGACCCTGAAACCGGTTGCTCCCTTGCCCATAATCAACCTGGAGAGATTTGCATCCGTGGATCTCAGATCATGAAAG GATATTTGAATGACGACGAGGCCACAGCAACCACCATAGATGTTGAGGGTTGGCTTCACACGGGTGACATAGGTTTCGTAGATGACGACGAGGAGATTTTCATTGTTGATAGGGTGAAGGAGCTCATCAAATTCAAAGGCTTCCAG GTCCCACCAGCTGAGCTTGAGGCCCTCCTTGTGAGCCATCCATCAATTGCAGATGCAGCTGTTGTCCC GCAAAAAGACAATGTAGCCGGTGAAGTTCCCGTCGCGTTCGTGGTCCGGTCAAATGATTTAGAACTTACCGAAGAGTCGGTCAAAGAATTCATAGCAAAACAA GTGGTATTTTACAAGAGACTGCACAAGGTGTACTTTGTTCATGCAATTCCAAAGTCTCCCTCTGGaaagattttaagaaaagatCTGAGAGCTAAGTTGGCTGCAGCTTCCCCTGTTCCTTAG